A single Blastopirellula retiformator DNA region contains:
- the nadB gene encoding L-aspartate oxidase: protein MTTTTPRYLVPFHPKRVSHYFTDVLVLGGGIAGLRAALEVDPSLSVLIVTKDKVLESNSTYAQGGIAGVLDDEDRYEDHAADTITAGGSLCDPAVVDMVVREGPACIRELIEWGTAFDEEDGQLALGREGGHGRSRIVHALGDSTGREVIRAVVERARSRENIQIWQNEFTLDLITHEGECRGALASDQKHGRTLIWAKQTILATGGVGQIYRESTNPKVATGDGLALAIRAGAQLRDMEFMQFHPTVLYIAGSGRSLITEAIRGEGAYLVDRSGNRFMADYDLRGELAPRDVVSQAIVSQMERTKSPCVFLSLSHLDAGFVQKRFPGIAQACAKFGIDITKDRVPVRPGAHYMIGGLTVDVDGRTTLPGLWAAGEVTSSGLHGANRLASNSLLEGLVYGKRSGRGASNRALEMPDRFTALNLENPRLPLSEPLDLEDIRNSLTSLMWRSAGVRRDETGLAEAVEMIDLWSGYVSLHQFDHPAGWELQNMLVVARAIAQSALARRESRGVHLRMDYPQTDDVHWNRHLAYPIT from the coding sequence ATGACGACAACGACGCCTCGCTACCTTGTGCCGTTTCATCCGAAGCGGGTCTCTCATTACTTCACCGACGTCCTGGTGCTGGGGGGGGGTATCGCCGGCCTGCGTGCGGCGCTCGAAGTTGATCCGTCGCTTTCGGTGCTGATCGTCACCAAGGACAAGGTCCTAGAGTCGAACAGCACCTACGCCCAAGGGGGCATCGCCGGCGTGCTGGATGACGAAGATCGCTACGAAGATCACGCCGCCGACACCATCACCGCCGGCGGTTCGCTTTGTGATCCGGCCGTGGTCGATATGGTGGTCCGAGAAGGACCGGCCTGCATCCGAGAATTGATCGAGTGGGGGACCGCCTTTGATGAGGAAGATGGCCAGCTGGCCCTGGGGCGCGAAGGTGGTCATGGTCGCTCACGAATCGTCCACGCACTGGGCGACTCGACCGGTCGCGAGGTGATCCGCGCTGTGGTCGAGCGAGCCCGCAGCCGCGAGAACATCCAGATCTGGCAAAACGAGTTCACGCTCGATTTGATTACGCACGAGGGAGAGTGCCGCGGGGCGCTGGCGTCCGACCAAAAACATGGCCGTACCTTGATCTGGGCCAAGCAAACCATCTTGGCGACCGGCGGCGTCGGGCAGATCTATCGCGAGTCGACCAATCCGAAGGTCGCCACCGGCGACGGACTGGCGCTGGCGATCCGGGCCGGCGCTCAGCTGCGCGACATGGAGTTCATGCAGTTCCATCCGACGGTCCTGTACATCGCGGGCAGCGGCCGCAGTTTGATTACCGAGGCGATCCGGGGCGAAGGCGCCTATCTGGTCGACCGCAGCGGCAATCGCTTTATGGCCGACTACGATCTGCGGGGCGAATTGGCGCCGCGCGACGTCGTCTCGCAGGCGATCGTCTCGCAGATGGAGCGGACCAAGTCGCCTTGCGTTTTTCTCAGCCTCAGCCATCTCGACGCGGGTTTTGTGCAAAAGCGGTTCCCCGGCATCGCCCAGGCTTGCGCCAAGTTTGGGATTGATATCACCAAAGATCGGGTTCCGGTCCGCCCCGGCGCGCATTACATGATTGGTGGGCTGACGGTCGACGTTGACGGGCGGACCACGCTGCCCGGGCTGTGGGCGGCCGGCGAGGTGACCTCCAGCGGATTGCACGGCGCCAATCGTTTAGCGTCGAACAGTTTGCTCGAAGGGCTCGTATATGGGAAAAGGAGCGGCCGCGGCGCCTCGAATCGAGCGCTGGAGATGCCGGATAGGTTTACTGCGCTGAACCTGGAAAATCCGCGGTTACCGCTAAGCGAGCCGCTCGATTTGGAAGATATCCGCAATTCGCTCACCAGCTTGATGTGGCGATCGGCGGGCGTCCGCCGCGACGAGACCGGGCTGGCCGAAGCGGTCGAAATGATCGACCTGTGGAGCGGGTACGTTTCGCTCCATCAATTTGACCATCCCGCGGGCTGGGAATTGCAGAATATGTTGGTCGTGGCCCGCGCGATTGCGCAATCGGCGCTAGCCCGGCGCGAATCGCGCGGCGTCCATCTCCGTATGGATTATCCGCAGACCGATGATGTGCATTGGAATCGCCATCTGGCCTACCCTATCACCTGA
- a CDS encoding DUF4340 domain-containing protein, whose translation MNELVKTSIFVGIATLFTIGAVASRPVLAPSNPEDEVGKPLFPEFTNPDQAASLSITKYDSEIVTLNTLTLDESPTGWVVTSEGGYPADASEQVRIAATALIDLKVIDAFDALPSQLAEFGLVKPDVETLEITDSGVGELVLISDSDNKPLAELIIGKQDEARPAIRYVRIPSRDRIYVVQLNPEAFPIEFKKWIDSDLLELNPFDVAQMTFADYSAALLQGAAGNARIDRADQMEAVVDYSDIDNKWTLSSYKLPVGGRLEPAQLGPGEKLNETALTTARTTLDEMQLVDVVKKPAGLAENLKVDGQFNNEGLDTLILNGFLPYGTNPMRLIGDSGEVNIHTKDAVKYRLLFGKEQDGGADGTRRFLMIQVELDKAALGTPNMTAVPELKEGDGVDVKKLAEEIAAIKLANDRELDAYREKENAAMRKVFEMNSRFADWYYVIPNEQYKKIMLTQKQLIDSPNGAPARPAAGGTGIPLMLQGRPPAAQPPVTQQPPVQSMQPAAKPAAEEAKPAEDAKPMETPEKPAAEAPKSDASTEEKPADDAPMTEAPMIETPSEETPAEPKSDGDE comes from the coding sequence ATGAACGAACTAGTCAAAACGTCGATTTTTGTGGGTATCGCCACGCTGTTTACGATCGGGGCGGTCGCTTCGCGTCCGGTGCTCGCGCCGAGCAACCCGGAAGACGAAGTCGGCAAGCCCCTTTTTCCGGAGTTCACCAACCCCGACCAGGCGGCCTCGTTGTCGATCACCAAATACGATAGCGAAATCGTCACGCTCAATACCCTGACGCTGGATGAGAGCCCGACCGGCTGGGTCGTGACCTCCGAAGGGGGCTATCCGGCCGACGCTTCGGAGCAGGTGCGAATTGCAGCGACGGCGCTGATCGATTTGAAAGTGATCGACGCCTTTGACGCGCTGCCGAGTCAGTTGGCCGAGTTCGGGCTGGTGAAGCCCGACGTCGAAACGCTGGAGATCACCGACAGCGGCGTCGGCGAGTTGGTGCTCATTAGCGACTCTGACAACAAACCGTTGGCCGAATTGATCATCGGCAAGCAGGACGAAGCTCGCCCGGCGATTCGCTATGTGCGGATTCCAAGTCGCGATCGCATCTATGTCGTGCAGCTCAATCCCGAAGCGTTTCCGATCGAGTTCAAGAAGTGGATCGATAGCGACCTGCTGGAGCTGAATCCGTTTGACGTGGCGCAGATGACCTTTGCCGACTACAGCGCCGCGCTGCTACAAGGCGCCGCGGGCAATGCCCGGATCGATCGCGCCGATCAGATGGAAGCGGTCGTCGACTACAGCGACATTGACAACAAGTGGACCCTGAGCAGCTACAAGCTGCCGGTCGGGGGACGTCTGGAACCGGCCCAACTGGGCCCCGGCGAAAAGCTGAATGAGACCGCCCTGACGACCGCCCGTACGACCCTGGACGAAATGCAGCTGGTTGACGTCGTGAAGAAGCCGGCCGGACTGGCCGAAAACCTAAAGGTCGACGGGCAATTCAACAACGAAGGGCTCGACACGCTGATCCTGAACGGTTTTCTGCCGTACGGGACCAACCCAATGCGGCTGATCGGCGACAGCGGCGAAGTCAATATTCACACCAAAGACGCGGTGAAGTATCGCTTGCTGTTCGGTAAAGAGCAGGATGGCGGCGCTGACGGAACCCGCCGCTTCCTGATGATCCAGGTCGAACTTGATAAGGCCGCGCTCGGCACGCCCAACATGACCGCGGTGCCGGAACTGAAAGAAGGTGACGGCGTCGACGTGAAGAAGCTGGCCGAAGAGATCGCCGCGATCAAGCTGGCCAACGATCGCGAGTTGGACGCCTATCGCGAAAAAGAAAACGCCGCGATGCGGAAGGTGTTTGAAATGAACTCGCGATTCGCCGACTGGTACTACGTCATTCCGAATGAGCAGTACAAGAAGATCATGCTGACGCAGAAGCAGTTGATTGACTCTCCCAATGGCGCTCCGGCCAGACCAGCCGCCGGCGGAACGGGCATTCCGCTGATGTTGCAAGGCCGACCGCCAGCGGCTCAGCCGCCGGTGACGCAGCAACCGCCGGTGCAGTCGATGCAGCCAGCAGCGAAGCCGGCCGCGGAAGAGGCCAAGCCCGCCGAAGATGCGAAGCCCATGGAGACGCCCGAGAAGCCCGCCGCCGAAGCGCCGAAGTCGGACGCATCCACCGAAGAGAAACCGGCGGATGACGCCCCGATGACGGAAGCTCCCATGATCGAGACGCCGAGCGAAGAAACGCCGGCCGAGCCAAAGTCGGACGGCGACGAGTAG
- a CDS encoding Gldg family protein, with protein sequence MAWINAITLVCFDLIFAGAFFIAMIPLLLVKQAAYAVMKRNFKSYFSNPTGYVFLAIFVLLTSMAAFWPHEFFNANLANLAQLNQNIGLIMLIFVPAITMGLWADERRQGTDELLLTLPATDFDIVMGKYLAAVAVYSVSLLFSQFCNFLVLNALSEGDMDIGLFLTTYIGYWFIGLAMISLGMVASFLTNNLTLGFVMGVLINAPFVMLQYADAFVTGAGWIQFFSQASIGRQFDDFGRGVVSLSSLIYFIMLTVFGVYLSMVLIGRRHWMGGKDGESLLGHYLLRTISLVVIASSATLFFVLHDQRWDATAGKTSSISPQTMKLIRNLESDEPVRIEAFISADVPESYAETKSDLINYLNEFRGASGAKMDVFIYNDLEPFSELAEKARDQYGIMPVPVMGETRGIMQTKEIILGAAVQRGLEKVVIPFFGNRVPVEYELVRSISTVTDQQRKRIGVLTTDAMLFGGVRPDPNNPFGGFQNVPKQRIVDELEKQYDVEEVDPNEEIDPTKFDVLVAVQPSSLTQPQLDNLITAVKAGVPTAIFDDPVPLAMNQAPPIYQPKAPLGSGMFGRQQAPPPKGDIRQLWKLLGVTLSGSQLITDQYFNADVISQNYNPHPKLRIGGGQITPEWVFVDKYAPGAEDALATLNSDIDITQNLNEVLFVLPGAVVRSKDFPQSMTFTPLVRTGTLTGTVTLDGLLRRQNNQGGGRVLTGEQYTLAALIEGIPASEVDKLADPKEKKEGSGDVAPIRVAMVADIDLLHSAFVSLQSEKNDQVELSLDNTNFVLNLLDNLAGDDRFTTIRGKNPRLARLTMVDTMTKNAVEASTREEEAAKQRFEAEKEAKEAEINKPVEELEDLMAKMQQKQATQQLTAEDQIELTKLAKRVQEQQSVAQRKLQVEAERITKELQETQQRIQRELDRQVLKTQNTFKMFAVVLPPIPPILVGLIVFVIRRIKEREGLSKDRIVK encoded by the coding sequence ATGGCTTGGATAAACGCAATTACGCTGGTCTGCTTCGACCTGATCTTCGCGGGCGCCTTTTTCATCGCGATGATTCCGCTGCTGCTCGTCAAGCAAGCGGCTTACGCGGTGATGAAGCGGAACTTCAAATCGTATTTCAGCAACCCGACCGGCTACGTCTTTCTGGCGATCTTCGTGTTGTTGACGTCGATGGCGGCGTTTTGGCCGCACGAGTTCTTCAACGCCAACCTGGCGAACCTGGCCCAGCTGAATCAAAACATCGGGCTGATCATGTTGATCTTCGTCCCGGCGATCACGATGGGACTGTGGGCCGACGAACGCCGACAAGGGACCGACGAATTGCTGCTGACGTTGCCGGCGACCGACTTTGACATCGTCATGGGCAAGTACCTGGCGGCGGTCGCGGTCTATAGCGTGTCGCTCCTCTTCTCGCAGTTTTGCAACTTCCTGGTCCTCAACGCGCTGTCGGAAGGAGACATGGATATCGGGTTGTTTCTGACGACCTACATCGGCTACTGGTTTATCGGCCTGGCGATGATCTCGCTGGGTATGGTGGCCTCGTTTTTGACCAACAACCTGACGCTTGGCTTTGTGATGGGCGTGTTGATCAACGCCCCGTTTGTGATGCTGCAATATGCCGACGCCTTTGTGACCGGCGCCGGTTGGATTCAGTTCTTCAGCCAGGCGAGCATCGGTCGGCAGTTTGACGACTTCGGCCGCGGCGTCGTCAGTTTGTCGTCGCTAATCTACTTCATCATGCTGACCGTCTTTGGCGTCTATCTCAGCATGGTGCTGATCGGGCGGCGTCACTGGATGGGGGGCAAAGACGGCGAGTCGCTGCTGGGGCACTATCTGCTGCGGACGATCTCGCTGGTGGTGATCGCCAGTTCGGCGACGTTGTTCTTCGTGCTGCACGATCAGCGGTGGGATGCGACCGCCGGCAAGACCAGCTCGATTTCGCCGCAGACGATGAAGCTGATCCGCAACCTGGAGTCGGACGAGCCGGTCCGGATCGAAGCGTTCATCAGCGCCGACGTCCCCGAATCGTACGCCGAAACCAAGAGCGACCTGATCAACTACCTGAACGAGTTCCGTGGCGCCAGCGGCGCCAAGATGGACGTCTTCATCTACAACGACCTGGAGCCGTTCAGCGAATTGGCCGAAAAGGCCCGCGATCAATATGGCATCATGCCGGTGCCGGTGATGGGCGAAACCCGCGGCATCATGCAGACCAAAGAGATCATCCTGGGCGCCGCCGTCCAGCGCGGTTTGGAGAAGGTCGTTATTCCGTTCTTCGGTAACCGCGTGCCGGTCGAGTACGAGCTGGTCCGTTCGATCAGCACTGTGACCGATCAACAGCGGAAGCGAATCGGCGTGCTAACGACCGACGCGATGCTCTTTGGCGGCGTTCGCCCCGACCCGAACAATCCGTTCGGCGGTTTCCAGAACGTGCCGAAACAGCGAATCGTCGACGAGCTCGAAAAGCAATACGACGTTGAAGAAGTCGATCCGAACGAAGAGATTGATCCGACCAAGTTTGACGTGCTGGTCGCCGTGCAGCCTTCCAGCTTGACGCAGCCGCAACTCGACAACTTGATTACGGCGGTCAAAGCAGGCGTGCCGACTGCGATCTTCGACGACCCGGTGCCGTTGGCCATGAACCAGGCTCCGCCGATTTATCAACCGAAAGCGCCACTAGGCAGCGGGATGTTTGGGCGGCAGCAAGCTCCGCCTCCCAAGGGCGACATCCGCCAGCTCTGGAAATTGCTCGGAGTGACGCTCAGCGGTTCGCAGTTGATCACCGACCAGTACTTTAACGCCGATGTCATCTCGCAGAACTACAACCCGCATCCGAAGCTGCGAATTGGCGGCGGTCAGATTACGCCGGAGTGGGTCTTCGTCGATAAGTACGCACCCGGCGCTGAGGATGCGCTGGCGACGCTGAACTCCGACATCGACATTACGCAGAACCTCAACGAAGTGTTGTTCGTCTTGCCGGGCGCCGTGGTGCGAAGCAAAGACTTCCCGCAGTCGATGACCTTCACCCCGCTGGTGCGAACCGGCACGTTGACCGGCACGGTCACCTTGGACGGACTGCTGCGGCGCCAGAATAACCAAGGGGGCGGGCGTGTGCTAACTGGTGAGCAATACACGCTGGCGGCCCTGATTGAAGGGATCCCGGCCAGCGAAGTCGACAAGCTCGCCGATCCCAAAGAGAAGAAAGAAGGATCGGGCGATGTGGCGCCGATTCGGGTGGCGATGGTCGCCGACATCGACTTGCTCCACAGCGCGTTCGTCAGCCTGCAGTCGGAAAAGAACGACCAGGTCGAACTGAGCCTAGACAATACGAATTTCGTCTTGAACCTGCTCGACAACCTGGCTGGCGACGATCGCTTTACCACGATCCGCGGCAAGAACCCGCGTCTGGCTCGTTTGACGATGGTCGACACGATGACCAAGAACGCCGTCGAAGCGAGCACCCGCGAAGAAGAAGCGGCCAAGCAGCGGTTTGAGGCCGAAAAGGAAGCCAAAGAAGCCGAAATCAACAAGCCGGTTGAAGAGCTCGAAGACTTGATGGCCAAGATGCAGCAAAAGCAAGCGACGCAGCAGTTGACCGCCGAAGACCAGATTGAACTGACCAAGCTGGCCAAGCGGGTGCAAGAGCAGCAGTCGGTCGCACAGCGAAAGCTGCAGGTCGAAGCCGAGCGAATCACCAAGGAACTGCAAGAGACCCAACAGCGAATTCAGCGTGAGCTCGATCGCCAGGTCCTGAAAACGCAGAACACCTTCAAGATGTTCGCCGTGGTGCTGCCGCCGATCCCGCCGATCTTGGTCGGCCTGATCGTCTTCGTCATCCGCCGCATCAAAGAACGCGAAGGGCTGTCGAAGGACCGCATCGTCAAATAA
- a CDS encoding tetratricopeptide repeat protein — MTRTLLLGWSLLGICFPALSAIAQTLPTELPPVLEPRQEPTEADANLTATEALLIEGRMLQQRDKLSAAQRRFQRAHRLAPDSEAILQAIVQVAFAQKRMEEGSRYALLLVDLQEDASADFLSLMGAYAVENGDPARGAKLYQRAAAALAERKAISQLLATRLRLLDLYTKLDDAERAAAEANAIGTLLKEYQAELQSILAANNGQGGMTIHRALGEAFLAGGDYQAAEAQFRAAIGDAEPEQLDLQLARIDLAAKRLDSAEERVQRVIAAERDVAAGELPYQLLRDIWIQQGADEAEVDKRLLEELTPRYEAPRDDFALAYFLAQLQLEQEEWEAAIALIQAHLEKSPRRSVYPILTTAYWKTQDWEALLDTLGVVAERNRNLSSLAPQLEPIAADDEAVSELIAAAEKRRKADSGLTVPQALAIAQVLHLREQADDAFAWLEIASQIDPVATAPSLIDFGLAWMVAKQYDLGEKALRTAAAAKMPKSGRAATYDYLAALLAMDDRYDEALSAARRAIALDSTSAALASRVPWILFYADRKEEADRNYRRLLAQFDNERADGPTRQVLRQARLMLSSLAKNDHDREEWLEQILDEFPEDVGAKNDLAYLWADAGRNLGRAARMLEEAVAAEPDNAAFRDSLGWAYFRQGRYDQAIGQLQQSVDLITEPDPVLLDHLGDALSAAGRTQEAVDAWQEAVTLLTEEEDADQKAALEAKIAAAPKK; from the coding sequence ATGACACGTACGCTCTTACTTGGCTGGTCCCTGCTGGGAATCTGCTTTCCCGCACTCTCGGCCATCGCTCAAACGCTTCCCACCGAGCTTCCGCCGGTTCTCGAGCCGCGCCAAGAGCCCACCGAAGCGGACGCCAATCTCACGGCGACCGAAGCGCTGCTGATCGAAGGTCGGATGCTGCAGCAGCGCGACAAACTGTCCGCCGCTCAGCGCCGCTTTCAACGGGCACATCGTCTGGCGCCTGATTCTGAGGCGATTCTCCAAGCGATCGTCCAGGTCGCGTTCGCGCAAAAGCGGATGGAAGAAGGATCGCGTTACGCGCTCTTGCTGGTCGACTTGCAGGAAGACGCTTCGGCCGATTTCCTTTCGCTGATGGGCGCCTACGCCGTTGAGAATGGCGATCCCGCTCGCGGCGCCAAGCTCTACCAGCGAGCCGCCGCCGCTCTTGCCGAGCGAAAAGCGATCTCGCAACTGTTGGCGACCCGGCTGCGCCTGCTCGATCTCTACACCAAGCTGGACGATGCCGAGCGAGCCGCCGCCGAAGCGAACGCCATCGGCACACTGCTGAAAGAATACCAGGCGGAACTGCAGTCGATCTTGGCGGCCAACAACGGCCAAGGCGGAATGACCATCCATCGCGCACTCGGCGAAGCCTTCTTGGCCGGCGGCGACTACCAGGCGGCCGAAGCGCAGTTTCGCGCGGCGATCGGCGACGCCGAACCAGAGCAGCTTGACTTGCAACTGGCCCGTATCGACCTGGCGGCCAAGCGTCTCGACTCGGCCGAAGAGCGCGTGCAGCGAGTTATCGCCGCCGAGCGCGACGTGGCCGCCGGAGAACTCCCCTACCAATTGCTCCGCGACATCTGGATCCAGCAAGGCGCCGACGAAGCGGAAGTCGACAAGCGGCTGCTCGAAGAACTGACGCCCCGCTACGAAGCCCCTCGCGACGACTTCGCCCTCGCTTACTTTCTCGCCCAGTTGCAGCTGGAACAAGAGGAGTGGGAAGCGGCGATTGCGCTGATTCAGGCTCACCTCGAAAAGTCGCCCCGCCGCAGCGTCTATCCGATTCTGACCACCGCTTACTGGAAGACGCAAGACTGGGAGGCGCTGCTCGATACGCTAGGGGTCGTCGCCGAACGCAACCGCAATCTTTCTTCGTTGGCGCCCCAGCTCGAACCAATCGCCGCCGATGACGAAGCCGTTAGCGAGTTGATCGCTGCGGCGGAAAAGCGACGTAAGGCCGACTCGGGGCTGACCGTTCCGCAAGCGCTGGCGATCGCCCAGGTCCTTCACCTGCGCGAGCAAGCGGACGACGCGTTTGCCTGGCTCGAGATCGCCTCGCAGATCGATCCCGTCGCAACCGCTCCTTCGCTGATCGACTTCGGGCTCGCCTGGATGGTGGCCAAGCAGTATGACCTGGGGGAGAAAGCGCTGCGAACCGCCGCCGCGGCCAAGATGCCCAAGTCCGGCCGCGCCGCGACGTATGATTATCTAGCGGCGCTGTTAGCGATGGACGATCGCTACGACGAAGCTTTGTCGGCGGCTCGCCGAGCAATCGCCCTCGACTCGACCTCCGCCGCTTTGGCCAGTCGCGTCCCCTGGATCTTGTTTTACGCCGATCGCAAAGAAGAGGCCGATCGCAACTATCGTCGCCTGCTCGCCCAGTTCGACAACGAGCGCGCCGACGGTCCAACTCGCCAGGTGTTGCGACAAGCGCGGTTGATGCTGTCGTCGCTGGCCAAGAACGACCACGACCGCGAAGAATGGCTCGAGCAAATTCTGGACGAGTTTCCGGAAGATGTCGGTGCGAAGAATGACCTCGCCTACCTATGGGCCGACGCGGGCCGCAATCTCGGCCGGGCGGCGCGAATGCTGGAAGAGGCCGTCGCCGCCGAGCCCGACAACGCCGCCTTTCGCGATAGTCTCGGCTGGGCCTATTTTCGCCAAGGACGCTACGACCAGGCGATCGGCCAACTGCAACAATCGGTCGACTTGATCACTGAGCCTGACCCCGTTCTGCTCGATCACCTGGGAGACGCGCTCTCCGCCGCCGGGAGAACGCAGGAAGCGGTCGACGCCTGGCAGGAAGCGGTCACCCTGCTGACCGAAGAGGAAGACGCCGATCAGAAGGCGGCTCTGGAAGCCAAGATCGCCGCCGCGCCAAAGAAGTAG
- a CDS encoding ABC transporter ATP-binding protein, giving the protein MAESSGTPMIEADRLSKFYGIFAASRDVSFQVHRGEVVAFLGPNGAGKSTTMKLLTGYLSPSEGVAKIAGHNMMTDRLKGSAMLGYLPENGPLYPDATPHSLLMFFGEARGLNPAQRKERIDAVVDLCNLHTVLHKPISKLSKGYKQRVGMAQAILHEPEVLILDEPTSGLDPNQIRGVRDMIRRLGESKTILLSTHIFQEVDALATRAIVINEGRLIYDGAIDAMKEPGESLDDAFYRMTKGVNALTTVNG; this is encoded by the coding sequence ATGGCAGAATCGAGCGGAACCCCGATGATCGAGGCGGACCGCCTCTCGAAGTTCTATGGAATTTTCGCCGCCTCACGCGACGTTTCTTTCCAGGTGCATCGCGGCGAAGTGGTGGCGTTTCTCGGCCCCAATGGCGCCGGCAAGAGCACCACCATGAAACTGCTGACTGGGTATCTCTCGCCTAGCGAGGGCGTCGCCAAGATCGCCGGTCATAACATGATGACCGATCGCTTGAAGGGCTCGGCGATGCTCGGCTATCTGCCCGAAAATGGCCCGCTCTATCCGGACGCCACGCCGCATAGCCTGTTGATGTTCTTCGGCGAAGCCCGCGGCTTGAACCCGGCCCAGCGGAAAGAACGGATCGATGCGGTCGTCGATCTCTGTAACTTGCACACCGTGCTGCACAAGCCGATCAGCAAGTTATCGAAAGGTTACAAGCAGCGGGTCGGCATGGCTCAGGCGATCTTGCATGAGCCGGAAGTCTTGATTCTGGACGAGCCGACTTCGGGACTCGACCCCAACCAGATCCGCGGCGTGCGTGACATGATTCGCCGCTTGGGCGAGTCGAAGACGATTTTGCTGTCGACCCATATTTTTCAGGAGGTCGACGCCTTGGCGACGCGGGCGATCGTGATCAACGAAGGACGTTTGATCTACGACGGCGCCATCGACGCGATGAAGGAGCCGGGCGAGTCGCTCGACGACGCCTTCTATCGCATGACCAAAGGGGTGAACGCTCTCACCACCGTCAACGGCTAG